The following proteins come from a genomic window of Kineosporia sp. NBRC 101731:
- a CDS encoding GntR family transcriptional regulator, with translation MVDAADLTGTEKSGNALVDDVAARIRERIMSGEIPIGAQLRQAELASDFGVSRTPIREALRQLQSGGLIEVLPNRGAVVRVPAPWEVREAYEVRAELESLAATRAVSRITEAELDELRRANQSMYEHSSALSRGENPASTDRPANDVFHTLILTIAANARLAKAVNDINETFPRNVSSALIVNDARQREENHREHERIIAALVAGDVETAGREMRDHVLKAGEHLAHWYERRSSTIFRG, from the coding sequence ATGGTGGACGCCGCCGATCTGACCGGCACGGAAAAATCCGGCAACGCCCTGGTGGACGATGTCGCCGCCCGGATCCGCGAACGCATCATGTCGGGCGAGATCCCGATCGGCGCCCAGCTACGACAGGCCGAGCTGGCCAGCGACTTCGGCGTGAGCCGCACCCCGATCCGCGAGGCCCTGCGCCAGTTGCAGAGTGGCGGCCTGATCGAGGTACTGCCCAATCGCGGCGCCGTGGTCCGGGTTCCGGCCCCGTGGGAGGTGCGCGAGGCCTACGAGGTGCGCGCCGAGCTGGAGTCCCTGGCTGCCACCCGCGCAGTCAGCCGCATCACCGAGGCCGAGCTGGACGAGCTGCGTCGGGCGAATCAGTCGATGTACGAACACTCCTCGGCCCTGTCCCGCGGCGAGAACCCGGCCTCGACCGATCGCCCGGCGAACGACGTGTTCCACACGCTGATCCTGACCATCGCCGCGAACGCCCGCCTGGCCAAGGCGGTGAACGACATCAACGAGACCTTCCCGCGCAACGTCTCGTCGGCGCTGATCGTGAACGACGCCCGGCAGCGCGAGGAGAACCACCGCGAGCACGAGCGCATCATCGCCGCCCTGGTCGCGGGCGATGTGGAGACCGCCGGGCGGGAGATGCGCGATCACGTGCTGAAAGCCGGCGAGCACCTGGCCCACTGGTACGAGCGGCGGTCGTCCACGATCTTCCGCGGCTGA
- a CDS encoding aromatic ring-hydroxylating dioxygenase subunit alpha, producing MLKREDNEKLTQTGPGTPLGGLMRAYWQPAALVSEMSQDKPVKAVRMFSEDLVLFRKPGGTWGLISRFCAHRGVDLSYGRLEDGGLRCLYHGWLYDSQGQCVDQPAEPEHSRFADKIRIASYPCVEKNGIIFAYLGAGDPPPFPDYDCFKAPDEYTFAFKGLWECNWLQGVEGGIDPSHVSFLHRFIEEDPRETYGQQFSEEVEGTGQKLSKLVGDNFRPDIEVESAEHGLRVFAVRQLTEELKHVRVTNLMFPNAFVVPFGKTKVFAQWHVPIDDENHYWFMIWYDYAEVTDKDTLLQQRLKEVSLPDYRPLRNRSNNWGFDPVEQKNVTYTGMGLDINVHDQWAVESMGPIQDRTLERLGVSDRAVTANRRLLLKAIEAFAAGGKLPAHPLDETEAATFTGPLAVDTLATNENWQSDWLFAEDERRQASPWAATTAPAVSQENADA from the coding sequence GTGCTCAAGCGCGAGGACAACGAGAAGCTGACCCAGACCGGGCCGGGTACCCCGCTCGGTGGGCTGATGCGGGCGTACTGGCAGCCGGCGGCCCTGGTCTCGGAGATGTCGCAGGACAAACCGGTCAAGGCCGTGCGGATGTTCAGCGAGGACCTGGTGCTCTTCCGTAAGCCCGGCGGCACGTGGGGCCTGATCAGCCGGTTCTGCGCGCACCGGGGTGTCGACCTGTCCTACGGGCGGCTGGAGGACGGTGGCCTGCGCTGCCTCTACCACGGCTGGCTCTACGACTCCCAGGGCCAGTGCGTCGATCAGCCGGCCGAACCCGAGCACAGCCGGTTCGCCGACAAGATCCGCATCGCCAGCTACCCGTGCGTGGAGAAGAACGGCATCATCTTCGCCTACCTCGGCGCCGGGGACCCGCCCCCGTTCCCCGACTACGACTGCTTCAAGGCGCCGGACGAGTACACCTTCGCCTTCAAGGGCCTGTGGGAGTGCAACTGGCTGCAGGGCGTCGAGGGTGGCATCGATCCCAGCCACGTCTCCTTCCTGCACCGTTTCATCGAGGAAGACCCCCGCGAGACCTACGGTCAGCAGTTCAGCGAGGAGGTCGAGGGCACCGGCCAGAAGCTGTCCAAGCTCGTCGGTGACAACTTCCGTCCCGACATCGAGGTGGAGAGTGCCGAGCACGGCCTGCGGGTGTTCGCGGTGCGCCAGCTGACCGAGGAACTGAAGCATGTGCGCGTCACCAATTTGATGTTCCCCAACGCGTTCGTGGTGCCCTTCGGCAAGACCAAGGTGTTCGCCCAGTGGCACGTGCCGATCGATGACGAGAACCACTACTGGTTCATGATCTGGTACGACTACGCCGAGGTCACCGACAAGGACACCCTGCTCCAGCAACGCCTGAAGGAGGTCTCGCTGCCCGACTACCGGCCACTGCGAAACCGTTCCAACAACTGGGGTTTTGACCCGGTCGAGCAGAAGAACGTGACCTACACCGGGATGGGCCTGGACATCAACGTCCACGACCAGTGGGCGGTGGAGAGCATGGGCCCGATCCAGGACCGCACCCTCGAACGGCTGGGCGTCTCCGACCGTGCCGTCACCGCGAACCGCCGCCTGCTGCTCAAGGCGATCGAGGCGTTCGCCGCCGGTGGCAAGCTGCCCGCGCACCCGCTGGACGAGACCGAGGCCGCCACCTTCACCGGCCCTCTGGCCGTCGACACCCTCGCCACCAACGAGAACTGGCAGTCCGACTGGCTGTTCGCCGAGGACGAGCGCCGTCAGGCGTCCCCGTGGGCCGCCACCACAGCGCCGGCTGTTTCGCAGGAGAACGCAGATGCTTGA
- a CDS encoding alpha/beta fold hydrolase: MSLLLVHGACHDGASWSPLVQALASLGLKAHTVDLPSAAGPGTPPAGVADDVRTIREALATHRPRVVLCHSYGGVPTTAAVRASDGVELIIYLAAFMPDTGESLNTVEAGDEEDDAWVVSGDELYIEAVDPLHTFYSTSPAGPAREMAATLRPHSLRAFLEEVEHAAWREIPAVYVVTRDDEAIPPARQRAMAARAGAVYEIDGDHSPFLGRPAEVAELVTTLCS; this comes from the coding sequence GTGAGTCTTCTTCTGGTGCACGGCGCCTGTCACGACGGGGCCAGCTGGAGCCCGCTCGTGCAGGCGCTGGCCTCGCTGGGGCTGAAGGCGCACACCGTGGACCTGCCCAGTGCCGCCGGGCCGGGAACTCCCCCGGCCGGGGTGGCCGACGACGTGCGGACGATCCGCGAGGCGCTGGCCACCCACCGTCCGCGCGTGGTGCTCTGCCATTCCTACGGCGGCGTGCCCACGACGGCGGCGGTACGGGCCTCGGACGGTGTCGAACTCATCATCTATCTGGCCGCTTTCATGCCGGACACGGGTGAGTCGCTGAACACCGTGGAGGCCGGGGACGAGGAGGACGACGCCTGGGTGGTCTCCGGCGACGAGCTGTACATCGAGGCCGTCGACCCCCTGCATACTTTCTACTCCACCTCTCCGGCCGGCCCCGCCCGGGAAATGGCGGCGACGCTGCGCCCCCATTCCCTGCGGGCCTTCCTGGAAGAGGTGGAACACGCCGCCTGGCGCGAGATTCCGGCCGTCTACGTGGTGACGCGCGACGACGAGGCGATCCCTCCGGCCCGTCAGCGCGCGATGGCGGCCCGGGCCGGTGCGGTGTACGAGATCGACGGCGATCATTCGCCGTTCCTCGGACGCCCGGCCGAGGTCGCCGAATTGGTCACCACCCTTTGTTCGTGA
- the solA gene encoding N-methyl-L-tryptophan oxidase, producing the protein MVDVDVVVAGLGIHGSATVYELSRQGVDVLGLEQFAEGHTRGSSHGRTRMIRRAYPNPVWNPLVDRAFEGWARWEAASGTTLVHRTGGLYAFDGATGATSMQGPDTVVITEPAEMAARMPGFRAPDGYGAVFDPAAGVLEASAALGVARDGAREHGATLSFGESVLAWRQEGDICVVTTGEREIRCNRLVLTGGSWSGRLVPELAHLFEVWRIVTVTLAAGQEAGMPPQLGCFSVDRPQGLVFGIPDAAGNGFKAGIDLGPVWDPDEPTAPASPAEIAELVGLMTSYVPGIAPEVIEAASCLYTMTADKRFVIGALPWAPAVTVAAACSGHGFKFGPAIGAALADLALGRARPDLEFIGVQRRLPSSQELT; encoded by the coding sequence ATGGTGGACGTCGATGTCGTCGTTGCGGGGCTCGGTATCCACGGTTCCGCGACGGTGTACGAACTGAGCCGCCAGGGGGTCGACGTGCTCGGCCTGGAACAGTTCGCCGAGGGGCACACCCGCGGGTCGTCCCACGGGCGCACCCGGATGATCCGCCGGGCCTACCCCAACCCGGTCTGGAACCCCCTGGTCGATCGGGCCTTCGAGGGCTGGGCCCGCTGGGAGGCCGCGAGCGGCACCACCCTGGTGCACCGTACCGGCGGCCTGTACGCCTTCGACGGCGCGACGGGCGCGACGAGCATGCAGGGCCCCGACACCGTGGTGATCACGGAGCCCGCCGAGATGGCCGCCCGGATGCCGGGATTCCGTGCCCCGGACGGGTACGGGGCGGTGTTCGACCCGGCCGCCGGAGTGCTCGAGGCCTCCGCGGCTCTCGGTGTGGCCCGGGACGGGGCCCGGGAGCACGGCGCCACCCTGTCGTTCGGGGAGAGCGTGCTGGCCTGGCGCCAGGAGGGTGACATCTGCGTCGTGACCACCGGTGAGCGTGAGATCCGCTGCAACCGCCTGGTACTGACGGGCGGTTCGTGGTCGGGGCGGCTCGTGCCCGAGCTGGCCCACCTGTTCGAGGTCTGGCGCATCGTCACGGTCACCCTGGCCGCCGGTCAGGAGGCCGGAATGCCGCCGCAGCTCGGCTGTTTCTCCGTCGACCGGCCGCAGGGCCTGGTCTTCGGCATCCCCGACGCGGCCGGCAACGGGTTCAAAGCCGGTATCGATCTGGGCCCGGTCTGGGACCCGGACGAGCCCACGGCCCCGGCGAGCCCGGCCGAGATCGCCGAACTCGTCGGCCTGATGACGAGTTACGTGCCCGGTATCGCGCCCGAGGTGATCGAGGCCGCGAGCTGCCTCTACACCATGACGGCCGACAAGCGGTTCGTGATCGGCGCGCTTCCCTGGGCCCCGGCCGTGACCGTGGCAGCCGCCTGCTCGGGGCACGGCTTCAAGTTCGGGCCCGCCATCGGTGCGGCCCTTGCCGACCTGGCGCTCGGAAGAGCCCGTCCAGATCTGGAATTCATCGGCGTCCAGCGCCGTCTGCCTTCGAGTCAGGAGCTCACGTGA
- a CDS encoding PDR/VanB family oxidoreductase, producing the protein MNETFSPYLVRGMRMAADEVMLVELEPLEAAAVWEPGAHLDVMVGDGTTRQFSICGGDSGSLTVAVRREMPGKGGSAWIHDTLRPGWTVQVRGPRNHFALEPAQRHVFVAGGIGITPLLPMLEKATDWELLYFGRTLSAMPFRDRLAGYGDQVRLLPADAPDRPALTDLLGSLEAGTLVYTCGPARLMDGVREVLEAQGRGDDLRVEYFSAPAAVEETESGAFTVRLAASGKELTVDADRSLLDVLTDEAGADILRDCEEGICGTCETRVVSGDIEHRDYVLTKTEKEAGDCMMVCVSRASGLLVLDL; encoded by the coding sequence GTGAACGAGACGTTCTCCCCGTATCTCGTGCGGGGCATGCGCATGGCGGCGGACGAGGTCATGCTCGTCGAGCTCGAACCCCTGGAGGCTGCTGCGGTCTGGGAGCCCGGCGCGCACCTCGACGTGATGGTCGGCGACGGCACCACCCGCCAGTTCTCCATCTGTGGCGGGGATTCCGGCTCGCTGACGGTGGCCGTGCGCCGGGAGATGCCGGGGAAGGGCGGCTCGGCCTGGATCCACGACACGCTGCGCCCGGGCTGGACCGTGCAGGTTCGCGGTCCGCGCAACCACTTCGCCCTGGAACCGGCCCAGCGCCACGTGTTCGTGGCCGGCGGCATCGGCATCACCCCGCTGCTGCCGATGCTGGAGAAGGCGACCGACTGGGAGCTGCTGTACTTTGGGCGCACGCTGTCGGCCATGCCCTTCCGCGACCGTCTCGCCGGGTACGGCGACCAGGTGCGCCTCCTGCCCGCTGACGCCCCCGATCGTCCTGCGCTCACGGATCTTCTGGGCTCACTCGAGGCCGGGACGCTCGTCTACACCTGCGGTCCCGCGCGCCTGATGGACGGTGTCCGCGAGGTTCTCGAGGCGCAGGGGCGTGGCGATGATCTGCGTGTCGAGTACTTCAGCGCCCCGGCCGCCGTCGAGGAGACCGAAAGCGGTGCGTTCACCGTGCGACTGGCCGCCTCCGGGAAGGAGCTCACCGTCGACGCGGACCGGTCCCTGCTCGACGTGCTCACCGACGAGGCGGGCGCCGACATCCTGCGCGACTGCGAGGAAGGCATCTGCGGAACCTGCGAGACCCGCGTGGTGTCGGGAGACATCGAGCACCGCGACTACGTCCTGACCAAGACCGAGAAAGAGGCGGGCGACTGCATGATGGTCTGCGTGTCGAGAGCGTCCGGCCTGCTGGTACTCGACCTCTGA
- a CDS encoding cupin domain-containing protein: MTSTNVPLDVTDLAEKPLGPPSAEPLSGEILVRSRVDFATDDRKVVSGIWESDPGTSRWEFLTRGEIIHVIAGHMTVHEDGGEPAEITAGTTAYFPIGWVGTWTVHEPVRKVFVVYKP; this comes from the coding sequence ATGACCAGTACCAACGTTCCCCTCGACGTCACCGATCTGGCCGAGAAGCCGCTCGGGCCGCCCAGTGCCGAGCCGCTGAGCGGTGAGATCCTGGTCCGCAGCCGGGTCGACTTCGCCACCGACGACCGCAAGGTGGTCTCCGGGATCTGGGAGAGCGACCCGGGCACATCCCGCTGGGAGTTCCTCACCCGTGGCGAGATCATCCACGTGATCGCCGGGCACATGACCGTGCACGAGGACGGCGGCGAGCCGGCCGAGATCACCGCGGGCACCACGGCCTACTTCCCGATCGGCTGGGTCGGCACCTGGACCGTGCACGAGCCCGTACGCAAGGTTTTCGTGGTCTACAAGCCGTGA
- a CDS encoding primary-amine oxidase, whose product MTRHWNDPLTEDEIAAVIALVRADERIGEKPRFWGIAVDEALARALAPGQGRPVRTVVMNPDAHAAWEVAAWTAGSDREASISAWRDVDAKRPGVSSEEARMVAQACREDQGMKDALAKRGIHDVSLVWVDPESITGFEPEGLEDRRLSWGTVWHRETADDNGYARPVAGLVPIVDLETLKVISIEDHGVLPMASETGNYRSGTWGPDREVSALEITQPDGPGFAQDGQLVTWQNWSFRVGFTHREGMVLHDVTYNDHGKVRPVMKRAAVNEMYVPYLDPDPTAYRKNFFDWGEYGAGPLTASLELGCDCLGEIRYYDAAVVNGHGEARTIKNAICMHEEDHSILWKHVNTRTGEADVRRARRMVVSFFATVANYDYGFYWSFYQDGMIELEIKLTGVMSVSGIADGEKPAYGRLVSPNVQAPNHQHYFGMRLDMGVDGPVNRLYEVHSEIEEDEALNPYGNACKTVRTPLLTEKAAARRANPAAATHWLVESDDTVNRFGDKTAYRVSIQNTARLYAKPGSIVERKAPFVAQHLWATVFDGNERFIAGEYPNQADLGADGVQTFQQADRSLDGAELVLWPVIGVHHTPRPEEWPIMPVHRIGMRLEPDGFFDRNPSLDLPAPMSHSSSSEGDACCH is encoded by the coding sequence GTGACCCGCCACTGGAACGACCCCCTCACCGAGGACGAGATCGCCGCGGTGATCGCCCTGGTCCGCGCCGACGAGCGGATCGGGGAGAAGCCCCGGTTCTGGGGCATTGCGGTGGACGAGGCCCTCGCCCGCGCGCTGGCCCCCGGTCAGGGTCGCCCCGTTCGCACCGTGGTGATGAACCCGGACGCGCACGCGGCCTGGGAGGTGGCGGCCTGGACGGCGGGTTCGGACCGGGAAGCCTCGATCTCGGCCTGGCGGGATGTCGATGCCAAGCGCCCCGGTGTCTCCAGCGAGGAGGCCCGGATGGTCGCGCAGGCCTGCCGGGAGGACCAGGGGATGAAGGACGCGCTGGCCAAGCGCGGCATCCACGATGTCTCGCTGGTCTGGGTGGACCCCGAGTCGATCACCGGCTTCGAGCCCGAAGGCCTGGAAGACCGCCGCCTTTCGTGGGGCACCGTGTGGCACCGCGAGACCGCGGACGACAACGGCTACGCCCGCCCGGTGGCCGGCCTGGTGCCGATCGTCGACCTGGAGACGCTGAAGGTCATCTCGATCGAAGACCACGGTGTGCTGCCGATGGCCTCCGAGACCGGCAACTACCGCTCGGGCACCTGGGGTCCGGACCGCGAGGTCTCGGCCCTGGAGATCACCCAGCCCGACGGGCCCGGCTTCGCCCAGGACGGGCAGCTCGTCACCTGGCAGAACTGGTCGTTCCGCGTCGGTTTCACGCACCGCGAGGGCATGGTGCTGCACGACGTCACCTACAACGACCACGGCAAGGTCCGCCCGGTGATGAAGCGCGCCGCGGTGAACGAGATGTACGTGCCCTACCTCGATCCCGACCCGACGGCCTACCGCAAGAACTTCTTCGACTGGGGCGAGTACGGCGCCGGCCCGCTCACCGCCTCGCTCGAGCTGGGTTGCGACTGCCTGGGCGAGATCCGCTACTACGACGCGGCGGTGGTGAACGGGCACGGTGAGGCCCGCACCATCAAGAACGCCATCTGCATGCACGAGGAGGACCACTCGATCCTCTGGAAGCACGTGAACACCCGCACCGGTGAGGCCGACGTGCGTCGTGCCCGGCGCATGGTGGTCTCGTTCTTCGCCACGGTCGCGAACTACGACTACGGCTTCTACTGGTCGTTCTACCAAGACGGCATGATCGAGCTGGAGATCAAGCTCACCGGCGTCATGTCGGTCTCGGGCATCGCCGACGGTGAGAAGCCGGCCTACGGGCGTCTGGTCAGCCCGAACGTGCAGGCTCCCAATCACCAGCACTACTTCGGCATGCGCCTGGACATGGGCGTCGACGGTCCGGTCAACCGGCTGTACGAGGTGCACTCGGAGATCGAGGAGGACGAGGCGCTCAACCCGTACGGCAACGCCTGCAAGACCGTCCGCACCCCGCTGCTGACGGAGAAGGCCGCCGCGCGCCGCGCCAACCCGGCCGCCGCCACCCACTGGCTGGTCGAGAGCGACGACACCGTCAACCGTTTCGGTGACAAGACGGCCTACCGGGTGTCGATCCAGAACACCGCGCGCCTGTATGCCAAGCCGGGCAGCATCGTCGAGCGCAAGGCGCCGTTCGTGGCCCAGCACCTGTGGGCCACGGTCTTCGACGGCAACGAGCGGTTCATCGCGGGGGAGTACCCGAACCAGGCCGACCTGGGGGCCGACGGGGTGCAGACCTTCCAGCAGGCCGACCGTTCCCTCGACGGTGCGGAACTCGTGCTCTGGCCGGTCATCGGCGTGCACCACACGCCCCGCCCGGAGGAATGGCCGATCATGCCGGTGCACCGCATCGGCATGCGCCTGGAGCCGGACGGTTTCTTCGACCGCAACCCCTCGCTCGACCTGCCGGCTCCGATGAGCCACAGCAGTTCGTCCGAGGGCGATGCCTGCTGCCACTGA